One Tachysurus fulvidraco isolate hzauxx_2018 chromosome 2, HZAU_PFXX_2.0, whole genome shotgun sequence DNA segment encodes these proteins:
- the LOC113643967 gene encoding protein phosphatase 1 regulatory subunit 1A-like, giving the protein MEGSPRKIQFTVPLLDSHLDPEAAEHIRRRRPTPATLVASSDPSSPEIDEDRFPHQLYKQALLNSPRQRRRGVKGTPTMKELQFLVEHHVCQLQSASAADESSESCVSDVGGDEDTAEHDGSLNSTDTAQEFEKLCCQMEAFSRESLSDAAEIEACYSRDKCNAQTPTQHNQTGPSLSAAETDQMKEIKH; this is encoded by the exons atGGAGGGAAGTCCTCGTAAAATTCAGTTCACAGTTCCACTGCTGGACTCTCACCTGGACCCTGAAGCTGCTGAGCAT atcaGGAGGAGACGTCCGACTCCTGCCACATTGGTTGCATCCAGTGATCCATCATCTCCCG aAATAGATGAAGATCGTTTCCCACACCAGCTGTATAAG CAGGCCTTGCTGAATTCACCCCGGCAGAGACGGAGAGGTGTGAAGGGAACTCCAACCATGAAGG agctgcAGTTCCTAGTAGAACATCATGTGTGTCAGCTGCAGTCAGCATCTGCAGCAGACGAGTCATCAGAGAGTTGTGTTTCGGATGTGGGCGGAGACGAGGACACAGCAGAGCATGATGGGAGTTTGAACTCCACAGATACAGCACAGGAGTTTGAGAAGCTGTGCTGTCAAATGGAGG CGTTTTCAAGAGAGAGTTTATCAGATGCTGCAGAAATTGAAGCCTGTTATTCTCGGGACAAATGTAACGCTCAGAcgccaacacaacacaaccaaacAG GTCCATCCTTGTCTGCAGCAGAAACAGATCAGatgaaggaaataaaacactga
- the npffl gene encoding pro-FMRFamide-related neuropeptide FF like has translation MDMSVWSVVFAVFLVVVGETHGQTDGDTALDFEENMTETLVNNQQLSGVTDDRLLKMVLSLFLHNLQRQSREPSVLHHPLRFGRGSHTDVRTDERIQSRDWDGVPQQIWSLAVPQRFGKK, from the exons atGGATATGAGTGTGTGGTCTGTGGTGTTTGCCGTGTTTCTGGTGGTTGTCGGGGAGAcacatggacagacagatggagacacGGCCCTGGACTTTGAGGAAAACATGACAGAGACTTTG gtgaaCAACCAGCAGCTCAGTGGTGTTACTGATGATCGCCTTCTGAAGATGGTGTTGAGTTTGTTTCTACACAACCTACAGAGACAGTCACGAGAGCCATCAGTGTTACACCACCCTCtacg gttTGGACGTGGTTCACACACTGATGTTCGCACTGATGAGAGAATTCAGTCTCGGGACTGGGACGGTGTTCCTCAACAGATCTGGAGCCTCGCTGTGCCACAGAGATTTGGCAAAAAGTag